The window AGAAGGTTCTCACGACACTTCCAAACCTCCCGGAAGCACGCCAACCCAGCTAGAAGGAGGACCAGAGGACAGACTCCCACCCGCCGAGGCTCGAAACAGTCATGGGCTGCCCGGGGCCACTCGACAGACGGGGTCGACCAGGGTCCTTAGCCGTATCTGGCCCGAGCGAGCGAGAATCTCCAGCCCACCGACTACCGTTGCTGGCCAGACCGTCTGGCTTCATGACCCAGTCAGTGTGCTTCGCATGCGCCCAACCCCCAGGAAGCAGCagtaggaggaggatgacgatgacgacgaaagGGATGAAGGGAAAGAGGGCGAGAAGATGCGCCAAATTCAAAGCCCAATCGAACCCGGAAACCCAAGCACCACCACAACACCAATGCGAGCCCAGGCACGAGTAAAAAGCCTTCCAGGTCCAGCCATGCGGGCCGTGGCCATGACGGGCCCGGCACCGGCCCATGCCAGACCACGCCAGACATGGGATCCCGCCAAAGAAAATGACCGAAACAAACCCTGAGTGCAGCCCAGACCTTACGGCTACGCTCCAGTGGGCACGACTACATTACGTGCGTGCTGTGTCCTGCGAAAGAAGGGCGCCACACCATACAACACCACCGCGGGCGCCGTCTCAATCGGTAAGCATCAGGCACCCGGTAATCATTGCATTGCTTGCTCATGACTTCCGCCACGCAAGCATTTGAGAACTCTTCATCTTGGGGTTACCAGCTGACGGGAGGGGATGCAAGGGGGGATTCGAAACACTACAACGAAGAAACCCACTGGGACGATGTCCGCGAGCTTAATGACAGCAGCGCAACACATGGCCTGCCTGGTCATCCGTGGACTACCGTTAACGCCTAGGACTGGGCGATTCGGATGAGGATgtgtggccgccgccgcctcgaggaaGCCATCTCACTGGGAAGGATGCGCCTTTACCGCATCATCTTCTTATGCACTTGATTGGCGGGGCATCCTGCAGCAATCAACAACCATGGACAACGAACGACAGCGACAGACTATATGGATGCACCATCGCTTACTCGCACGACAACGACACATTAGCCACATGCGCGGGGCAAttttcttcccttttctccCCTTTCAACTTTATTGCTGCAATGAGCATGCTCGCGCTCTCAACCTCTCCCAGCCACCGATTCGTCCTGGAGACTTGCACCCAACATGAGACTCCCCACTTAcaccggcggcaaggtcacAGCCCCCATCCCCTTGCAGACCATGGCAATTGGGGGGAGTTCACTGTTACGCGCCCTGGTGGTCTATATGCCAAGCCTACCGAGCTGGAAGTCAGACCGTGCTGGACTTGTCGCGGTCGTCGGCGCTCAAACGATCTCGCAGTCTCTTGAATCACCGATCGCGCTGCCTGTCGCGCTTCCATCTTGCTATCATGCTTTTCTTGGTATTGCGTCGATGTGCGACCAGCATCGCTGGACAGCATAGTCACCTCGTCTCTCGTTGCGGTCGGTTGTCAGTTGCCatgtcctctctctcctcgcTAGGAAATCTAGTGTATTTATTGTCCCTACCCTTTCTAGTCACAGGTTCCTGACCCGACGAACATCTCCCTTACTGGCACCGATCACGAGAGCTCATCATCCAAGTGGACGAACTTGCTGCTACACTCTTGTCATCGACACTCTTTGCTTTGAAGCCAGACCTTACTCAGAATGAGATGGACGTGGACGAGACGCAACCTTCAATACGAGACTTAGCTTCCGAGCGAGCACACTCTATCAATGACCACAAGTTGTGGCCATGGTCTTGGGGTGGGTGTCGGTGTGCGGCCGCTATACAGGCAATGGTCCTAATGATAATCTCTGGCCCAAGAAGTCTTGGATAGTACTCGCACGGGTAATGCCGGTAAGAGCAGTCACATATGGTCTGCGAGGGGAGTTGTgacggtggtgatgatgatgggttGAACTCCGGAAGATGTTGTCAGGCTCGTGAGGATAGGGAGCAGGGAGTAAGACCACACAACATTCGCCAAAAAGCAGAACGGACAtaggcgagagagaagaagagttCACAGAACCATGAGAAAACCGTGACGGCGGGCACAACGTAAGAGGCATGATGGCAGACGGACACAACGCAGGCCGGCGACAGTAGCGGCGACAGCACTGGCGACAACTACACCAACGATGGGTGGGCAGCAAATGGGAGTGAGTACCCAGGGCAGATGGAGCCTTTGGGAGCCCGGTACGGTCGCGATACTGAGTGGATGAGAATCTGATAGCCGAAAACCCAGAATCGCGGCTTTGCTACTAACAAAAGTTGCTGGTGGCCTATGCTGACACTAACAGAGGGATCTGATTGGCCTGTCGGTAGACTCCGGGCTCCCGGCTGCATTTGGTTCATTGGATACTAGTCCAAATAGGGCAAGCGTCGCATTGTTGAGTGTCTTCTTGCGCCGGGCGATGAAACCAGTGGAAGCGCCGACATCAGCACCGCCCCCTGATAACTGACTCTGCTGATTTGACGAGACAGGCCACACAGATACCAgggacacacacacagcgGAGACTTCTCACCCTCACTCTCAATCACCCTCACTCGCATTCGCATCGCAAGACACTCTCACTCATCAGTCGCTCACCACTCACTCCGTCACCCACACACGCTCGCATCCGACCCGTCCAGCAAATTCCGTTGCGCAAACAGACAGCCCGCCAGCAGCTCCCTAGGTAAGAAGATTGggctttttttctctttcgtCAGCCTTTCGTTGCATTTGCGTTGATCCTCGCCCCCCGTCGCTTGCATTACCTCTGCTCCTCTCACTGCTCTCTGCCTTGTCTTGTCCTGTTCCGACCCGAAGCTGTCCTGTcttcttcccgccgccgccccgaaAGTCGtaccctttttttttttctcacTATCTTTCTCTACAAAGCCTCGCACCCCCCATCCAGACCACCCCCCGGACCGCCGATAGAGCTGTAGGTCCTATTTTAATTGTCTCGTGACCATTATTCGATGCAATGATGCCGTCTTTTGATGGCTGATGCCGCTGGCGTGCGTTGCTGCCGGTGTTCTGTAGCCGCGCGAGTTCGCGACTCTGACGCAGCCGCAGGTTTTCGAATCGTCTACACTTTGCCTTTTAgttttatttatttttatttttattcCATTTCTTGCACTTCCCATCCTGTATCAGGCTAGACAGACCAACGAGTCGCGAGTGAGAAAAAAAACCTGAGCTTACACGACGCGCCTCGTCGGGCAGGTTGTCTtgtctgtcttgtcttgACTTGATAGCTCTTGGTTTGTTCCTGTGTCGCGCTTCTCTTGCTCGGGGAAGCAttgtctttctttttcttgtcttgGCCTCAGGGAGGATTTCCCCCTCTACTTCCTTACCCTCTCGttccctctttttctctcgCTGTCCTCTTCCTGGTGCGCCGCTTTCCTCCGCTTgcccccatccctcccctaCCTAAGCCAGCCTGTTAGGTAGGTAAAGGCCGGTCAAAGGCCCGGCTGGTCCTCTTGTCCCTCGCTtcactctcgctctcactctcactcccaCTCTCCACTCTGCCGCCTCTCACAGCACACTCACGCGCTTCTCGCTCTCCCGCCCAAGCCCGGTGGCGCCAGCGCTCCCACCAGCCTCTAGACCCCCCCCCAGCGCACCTCAGCCAAATGCGGCTACTGCTCCACTGCTGATTTCCCACACAACCCGCTACTCGTCCGCTCGCTCGCTCCCCCCAGCACCACGCACCACGTCCAGtccacacaccacacacaacCGCGACGCGCGACAAGTCTGCATCGCGACAACCCGCTGCCGTGTTGCTTTCCATCTCGCCCGTTTGCTGCTCCATCTCGATGGACCTTGGCTCATTTCACTGCAGTCGCTGATTTTTCCCAGTCATCGCTCGATGGGTCGCTCGAGCCGACCACAACCATGAGCACCTGGATGAACGAAGCCGCGGTCCCCAACCACAATGGCAACGCCTTCCCACACATGAACGACTCGAACGCTGCCGGAGCCATGATGGATCCCTCCGCCTTCATGGGCAGCCCTGCCCACTTCAATCCCGCTCAGTTTGCCAATCCTCAacaggcccagcaggcccagCAACAGCAGGTTCAGcatcaccaacagcaacagcaacagcaacagcaacagcagcagcagcagcagatggcCGCCATGCAAAATGGCCAGATGCGCAACGCCTCGCCCTCATCTTTCCAGAACCCCGCCTATCAAACCAACTCGGTCGTTCCATCAAagcgacctcgtcctcgcgaGGACAGCATCGCCGGCTCGCCGCGACAGAATCCCGGCATGCTGCCGACGTCGCGCTCCGAAACGCCCCAGACCTTCCCCGGCTATCAACCGGGTATGCCTCAACAGGCTCAAGGCCAACCCTCGCCCTACCCCCATCTCCAACCCAACGGCTCCGCCAACGCGACGCCGTCTCCCATCATGGCGAACCAACTGCGACCCGGCAGTGTACCCCAGCGAGTCGCAACCGCGTCACCGCATCCTTTCTCGCCCGGCGCCCAGCAGTTCGCGCCCCAAGCCTCCCCGAACCCTTCCGAACACGGCACCCCCCAACCGAACCACTACATGCAGCAGAACATGCAGAATATGCCACAGGGCTATAATCCCAACTTCAACCCTTCCCAGTCGCCCGCGCGACCCTCCCCGAACCCAAACGCGatggccgcctcgggcaTGATGCCTCAGCAGATGGGACAGATGCCTCAGCACATGGGCCAGATGCCGAACCAGATGTTGCCACCCAATATGCAACCGCGAAACCCGATGGAGCAGCAACAGATGGCTGCCTACCAGGCGCGGTTGGCTAAACAACTACAACAAGGGACGATGCAGGGAATGCAGAACATGCAGAACATGCAAAATATGCAAAGCATGCAGAATATGCAGATGGCGGCGCAGATGCAGGCTCAGAACATGGCTCAAGGCCGCGGCATGATGCCAAAGCAACCGATGCAGATGCCCAACGGCCAAATGCCGCCAGGCGCCATGCGACCCCAGCCCCAACAACGCCCGATGCCCGGATCAAACCCCGAATCCTTCATGAAGTCCCTCAATAACTTCATGGCCGCCAAGGGCCAACAACTCGATCCCAATCCGGTTATTGGCAACCGCCCCGTCAATCTCCTCACGCTCTTTCAATCCGTTCAATCGAAAGGAGGCTACAAGCCCACGACCGCCGGCAATCAATGGCCCCATGTTTCCAACAGCATAGGCTTCCACCCCGGCCAGATTCCTCAGGCGCCACAGATGTTGAAGGAAATCTACGAACGGAACCTGCTTCGCTTTGAAGAGGCCTGGGTCGCGCAGCAGAGTCGGCAGCGTATGATGCAGCATCACAACCAGCCAGGCATGCCTGGTCAGCCCGTCCAGCCCGGTCAACCCGGTCAACCCGGTCAACCCGGTCAGCCCGGTCAGCCCGGTCAGCCCGGTCAGCCCGGTCTACCTATTCCGCCCGGTGCCCAACCTCAGTCGACTCCTACGAAGCAGCAAATGTCCCCACAAGGTCATTTGCCGCCCCAGCAGCCAATGATGCCTCAAGGTCAGCCGAACATGCCTCCTCAGCAGGTCCAGACTCCCGTCAAGCAAGGGTCATTCAGCGGCCAGCCTCCGTCGGTCAACGGGTTCCAAACTCCTCAAGCACCAGGGCCACATACTCCTGCGACTGCGCAGCAGGGCCACGCCCGCAATAGCCTTTCGCGGAGCGTCGAGCCAACGCCAGGCCATCCTCAGGCCTTCCCCTCAGCGTCCCCAGCATCCGTCAAAGGTGGAGGGATGCCCATGGCGGCGCCTCCTGGGATGGACCAAAATCTGATGGCGGCGTCTATCAAACCCCGCATGCTGCGACTGGCCCACGAATCCGACGAATACACGCCGAGCGCTCGCCCTCTCGAGACCTACGGCGGAATCAACGTCCGGGCATTTGACTTGAAGGGTCTGGAACTCCAAAGCCTGAAGCCTGACATCCCCCCACCGTACGAGCTGGGGTATGTAGATCTGCATGCCCTCACGCGGAGTTTAGAATCCGGCATTCACGGCGAAGTCCGCCTTGCCCTCGACACCCTTGCGACCGTTACGGCGACCCAGCACCAGGCGCTGCACATCCACCTGAAGTACTGCGAGGAACTCATTGAAGCGCTTCTCGAGTGCGCCGAAGAACAGCTGGACTTGCTTGTGGAGAACACAGAAGAGGCTTCGGCCGACATCCAGCTGGCCCCCTACGAGGACGTGGCACGCGCCTGCTGGACCGACAAGATGGGTGTTAGGGAGCTGCCCAAGTTCGGGTCGCTAGACTACGAGCTCGACCGAGCTGTTGAGCGCTTCTCCTGTGTCATCACCATTCTGCGCAACCTGTCTTTTCCTGAGGCCTCCAACGAGAACCATCTTGTGCTGGGCGATGAGCTAGTGATTAAGTTCCTTTGCGTCGTCATCAGGTATCTCGGCACCAGGAACATGCTGTTTCGGACAAACGCAAACACGCTGGAGTTTATGAAGgacgccatcatcctcctgTCCAACATTGCGGGCGCGGTTGAAATTCCCGGCCGCGAGCAGGCTTTGTGTCTCTTGCACTTCTTGCTGGCTTTTGCGCCAGCCCCAGGGCCAACAACCATGGATGACAAGCTCTACTTCCCGCCCTATCAGCCTGGTGTCCACACGTACACCTTCCACGCCGTGGACGCGCTGGCCAGATTTCTGGCCAGAGACGAGCCCAACAGAACACACTACAAGATGCTGTATGCTATGGATGCTAGCAGCAGTCCGCCGTACGACTTGTTGACGCGTTCTTTTGCTCTCGCTACGACTGTCGTTCCCATCCAGTCGCCCGAATCCGCCGTGGCACACATCGAGGCTCCAGAACGGTTCTTCCGGCTCGTTGAGGATCGCAAGCCGTGGTTGATGCAGGGCCTCCTGGCTGCGGATATCCTTGCCTCCCTGGCCCCAGGGTACGAAACAGGCGTTGCCAAGTCATGGCTTTCCAGCGGCAACGGGTTTGCGCAAGCCCTGTATCATTTTGTGCAGGTGCTGGGAGCCCAGTTCGAGCAGCCGTGGCAAACACGCAGCGGCCAAGGCGACCCCGCGGGTCGCGACACGGGGCTTGTATACATTGCGACCTCGGGTATCTCGACTCTGCGGAGACTAGCAGAAAAGGCCCGCGATCCCAACGACCCCAGGTCGTCTGTCCCCGCGGATTCGTTGCCTTCAGAGGAAAGCCTATTCAAGATGATGCTGATGCGGTCGCCGGAATGGACCAAGGATGGCGTGATCCGGAACCTTGCGGTTTACGCGTCAGTGGACTCTTGAGATAGTGACATTCACGACTTTCAGGATTTTGCATGGCATCGACAGGCAGTCGGCGTCTACGTTTGTTTCAAAAGGAGCGGTTGCTATACCATGTGGACATTCAGTTGAAAGGAGGTTTAACATCCAGCCCATCGTTGGGAGTATGGTGCAGATATTGTACAAGTGTTGTAACCAAAAAAAGATATTGGGCGAGTGGTTGGG is drawn from Colletotrichum destructivum chromosome 6, complete sequence and contains these coding sequences:
- a CDS encoding Putative ARID DNA-binding domain-containing protein encodes the protein MSTWMNEAAVPNHNGNAFPHMNDSNAAGAMMDPSAFMGSPAHFNPAQFANPQQAQQAQQQQVQHHQQQQQQQQQQQQQQQMAAMQNGQMRNASPSSFQNPAYQTNSVVPSKRPRPREDSIAGSPRQNPGMLPTSRSETPQTFPGYQPGMPQQAQGQPSPYPHLQPNGSANATPSPIMANQLRPGSVPQRVATASPHPFSPGAQQFAPQASPNPSEHGTPQPNHYMQQNMQNMPQGYNPNFNPSQSPARPSPNPNAMAASGMMPQQMGQMPQHMGQMPNQMLPPNMQPRNPMEQQQMAAYQARLAKQLQQGTMQGMQNMQNMQNMQSMQNMQMAAQMQAQNMAQGRGMMPKQPMQMPNGQMPPGAMRPQPQQRPMPGSNPESFMKSLNNFMAAKGQQLDPNPVIGNRPVNLLTLFQSVQSKGGYKPTTAGNQWPHVSNSIGFHPGQIPQAPQMLKEIYERNLLRFEEAWVAQQSRQRMMQHHNQPGMPGQPVQPGQPGQPGQPGQPGQPGQPGQPGLPIPPGAQPQSTPTKQQMSPQGHLPPQQPMMPQGQPNMPPQQVQTPVKQGSFSGQPPSVNGFQTPQAPGPHTPATAQQGHARNSLSRSVEPTPGHPQAFPSASPASVKGGGMPMAAPPGMDQNLMAASIKPRMLRLAHESDEYTPSARPLETYGGINVRAFDLKGLELQSLKPDIPPPYELGYVDLHALTRSLESGIHGEVRLALDTLATVTATQHQALHIHLKYCEELIEALLECAEEQLDLLVENTEEASADIQLAPYEDVARACWTDKMGVRELPKFGSLDYELDRAVERFSCVITILRNLSFPEASNENHLVLGDELVIKFLCVVIRYLGTRNMLFRTNANTLEFMKDAIILLSNIAGAVEIPGREQALCLLHFLLAFAPAPGPTTMDDKLYFPPYQPGVHTYTFHAVDALARFLARDEPNRTHYKMLYAMDASSSPPYDLLTRSFALATTVVPIQSPESAVAHIEAPERFFRLVEDRKPWLMQGLLAADILASLAPGYETGVAKSWLSSGNGFAQALYHFVQVLGAQFEQPWQTRSGQGDPAGRDTGLVYIATSGISTLRRLAEKARDPNDPRSSVPADSLPSEESLFKMMLMRSPEWTKDGVIRNLAVYASVDS